A window from Corynebacterium urealyticum DSM 7109 encodes these proteins:
- a CDS encoding TrmH family RNA methyltransferase yields MSHEDRQESTQPGHQSPQQPEPTEGSGKGPTEWFESRVGVGPWEQEYPGVPLPTEAHFDPELLDNGDRRNVVDAYRYWKMDAIVADIDSRRHELHIAIENFENDANIGTVVRTANAFAVDTVHIVGRKRWNRRGAMVTDRYQHLEHHKTVAEVLDYAAEQDLAVVAVDNTPGSVPLETAELPRRCLLLFGQEGPGVTEEAQRGARMTVSIAQFGSTRSINAGVAAGIAMHAWIRQHADLSQAW; encoded by the coding sequence GTGAGCCACGAAGACAGGCAGGAGAGCACGCAGCCGGGCCACCAGTCGCCCCAGCAGCCGGAACCCACCGAAGGCTCCGGCAAGGGCCCGACCGAGTGGTTCGAATCCCGCGTCGGCGTCGGCCCCTGGGAGCAGGAGTACCCCGGGGTGCCGCTGCCTACGGAGGCCCACTTCGACCCGGAACTGCTCGACAACGGTGACCGCCGCAACGTCGTCGACGCCTACCGCTACTGGAAGATGGACGCCATCGTCGCGGACATCGACTCCCGCCGACACGAGCTGCACATCGCCATCGAGAACTTCGAGAACGACGCCAACATCGGCACCGTCGTCCGCACCGCCAACGCCTTCGCAGTGGATACGGTCCACATCGTCGGGCGCAAGCGCTGGAACCGGCGGGGCGCGATGGTCACCGACCGCTACCAGCACCTCGAACACCACAAGACCGTCGCCGAAGTACTCGACTATGCGGCGGAGCAGGACCTGGCGGTCGTCGCCGTGGACAACACCCCCGGCTCCGTGCCGCTGGAGACCGCTGAGCTGCCGCGCCGCTGCCTCCTGCTCTTCGGCCAGGAGGGGCCCGGAGTGACCGAGGAGGCGCAGCGCGGGGCGCGGATGACCGTCTCCATCGCGCAGTTCGGATCCACCCGCTCGATCAATGCGGGCGTGGCAGCGGGGATCGCGATGCACGCCTGGATCCGGCAGCACGCGGACCTCTCCCAGGCCTGGTAA
- a CDS encoding lysoplasmalogenase, producing the protein MRSTLTQNRILSHVLERAAEGTRALRTAARHPHPGRIAYLAAGAVSVAAAATRSDRITRAVKPTLMPLLASTVFAPGATADNPRSWGKIHTPSAGQALLLAGLVGGWLGDITLMNTQSRSAEPVERAKSLNRGAAWFSANQLAYIWLLAKRGARPSPAVAAAHLPALVTGLGLARWKLPKALPAAGGYGSLLGATNMLAQDPALLRSTPEETPEDYGHALGGTLFLLSDALILNRLTLLKHAQRPTAPRALKIIDALTDGAVMATYVIAQLLLVDGINGALQQKTEKAA; encoded by the coding sequence ATGCGCAGCACCCTGACGCAGAACCGAATCCTGAGCCACGTGCTGGAGCGAGCCGCCGAAGGCACCCGCGCCCTGCGCACCGCCGCACGCCACCCACACCCGGGCCGCATCGCCTACCTGGCGGCCGGCGCCGTCTCTGTCGCTGCCGCAGCCACGCGCTCGGATCGCATCACGCGCGCCGTGAAGCCAACGCTCATGCCCCTGCTCGCGAGCACCGTGTTCGCCCCCGGTGCCACCGCAGATAACCCGCGCTCCTGGGGCAAGATCCACACCCCCAGCGCGGGGCAGGCGCTTCTACTCGCAGGTCTGGTAGGCGGCTGGCTGGGGGACATCACCCTGATGAACACCCAGTCCCGCAGCGCGGAGCCAGTCGAGCGGGCTAAAAGCCTCAACCGGGGTGCGGCGTGGTTCAGCGCCAACCAGCTGGCCTATATCTGGCTGCTCGCCAAGCGGGGCGCCCGGCCATCGCCGGCGGTCGCCGCAGCCCACCTGCCGGCCCTGGTGACGGGGCTGGGGTTAGCCAGATGGAAGCTACCCAAGGCCCTACCCGCCGCGGGCGGCTACGGCTCCCTGCTGGGAGCCACCAACATGCTGGCGCAAGACCCGGCCCTCCTTCGCAGCACACCAGAGGAAACCCCGGAGGACTACGGCCACGCCCTCGGCGGAACGCTCTTCCTGCTCTCCGACGCCCTGATCCTCAACCGCCTCACCCTGTTGAAGCACGCGCAGCGCCCCACCGCGCCAAGGGCGCTGAAGATCATCGACGCGCTCACCGACGGCGCGGTCATGGCGACCTATGTCATCGCGCAGCTACTGCTCGTCGACGGAATCAACGGCGCGCTGCAACAGAAAACAGAAAAGGCCGCGTAG
- the pyrE gene encoding orotate phosphoribosyltransferase, with translation MAQEIPSVDRAAAARLAELVKELAVVHGKVTLSSGKEADYYVDLRRATLHAEASALIGQLLRQLTSDWEYTNVGGLTLGADPVATAIMHAGEGVDSFVVRKEAKKHGMQRRIEGPDIAGKNVLIVEDTTTTGNSPLTAVAAAREAGANVVGVATVVDRDTGARDVIEAEGLEYRPLLGLTDLGLN, from the coding sequence ATGGCTCAGGAAATCCCCTCCGTCGACCGCGCCGCCGCTGCACGCCTCGCAGAGCTTGTCAAGGAGCTCGCCGTCGTCCACGGCAAAGTCACCCTCTCCTCCGGGAAGGAAGCTGACTACTACGTCGACCTGCGCCGCGCCACCCTGCACGCGGAAGCCTCCGCACTCATCGGCCAGCTCCTGCGCCAACTGACCAGCGACTGGGAATACACCAACGTCGGCGGGCTGACCCTCGGCGCCGACCCGGTCGCCACGGCGATCATGCACGCCGGCGAAGGGGTCGACTCTTTCGTCGTGCGCAAGGAAGCCAAAAAGCACGGCATGCAGCGCCGCATCGAAGGCCCGGATATCGCCGGCAAGAACGTGCTCATCGTCGAAGACACCACGACCACCGGCAACTCCCCACTCACCGCCGTAGCTGCTGCCCGCGAAGCCGGGGCGAACGTCGTTGGCGTGGCGACGGTCGTGGACCGCGACACCGGTGCCCGCGACGTCATCGAAGCTGAGGGCCTGGAGTACCGCCCGCTGCTCGGCCTGACCGACCTCGGCCTGAACTAG
- a CDS encoding DMT family transporter, protein METMNTVKGQGATASGRMLPVKPVSHGKAVLILGLGTAFLAFTPIWVKASNMDPATQAFLRILIGLIVLLPFGFWEIKRKGSLPKAGIIMSLVAGLFLGIDFTAWNYSIFYVGAGIAAILLNLQVIVVPMLTAIFDKYKIPPVFLVLVPIMIVGVMLTGGVFEGSGESTGPEQIAGINTATLGTLLGLTSGICYSFYLYFSRKAGTTAPRKDLYIQPMMYTAMSQLVAPAIWAHTGSPRGGFDFTHGVLVDGHLPAVNPETALGDDLTTMNWIWLIMLATLGQAVAWTFVQWGTVWLDPTLSAGILLLSPVSSVVIAWPLFGEVPSLLQFLGILMILGTVMYQNGLFDKWLGKKQKTGDVGNAEDTIEDELVREGLAPGHSPDEAKPLRD, encoded by the coding sequence ATGGAAACCATGAACACTGTTAAGGGTCAAGGCGCTACGGCGTCCGGACGCATGCTTCCAGTCAAGCCTGTGTCCCACGGCAAGGCCGTGCTCATTCTCGGACTGGGTACCGCATTCCTCGCTTTCACTCCTATCTGGGTGAAGGCCTCCAACATGGATCCTGCGACGCAGGCATTCCTCCGTATTCTGATCGGCCTGATCGTCCTGCTGCCGTTCGGCTTCTGGGAGATCAAGCGCAAGGGCTCCCTGCCAAAGGCGGGCATCATCATGTCCCTCGTTGCAGGCCTGTTCCTGGGTATCGACTTCACCGCCTGGAACTACTCGATCTTCTACGTCGGCGCCGGTATCGCGGCCATCCTGCTGAACCTGCAGGTGATCGTCGTGCCAATGCTGACGGCGATCTTCGATAAGTACAAGATCCCGCCGGTCTTCCTGGTGCTCGTGCCGATCATGATCGTCGGTGTCATGCTCACCGGTGGTGTCTTCGAGGGCAGTGGCGAGTCCACCGGCCCGGAGCAGATCGCGGGCATCAACACCGCAACCCTGGGCACCCTGCTCGGCCTGACCTCTGGTATCTGCTACTCCTTCTACCTGTACTTCTCCCGCAAGGCTGGTACCACCGCTCCGCGTAAGGACCTGTACATCCAGCCGATGATGTACACCGCTATGTCTCAGCTGGTCGCACCGGCTATCTGGGCGCACACGGGCTCCCCGCGTGGCGGCTTCGACTTCACGCACGGCGTCCTCGTCGATGGTCACCTTCCTGCCGTTAATCCGGAGACCGCTCTGGGCGACGACCTGACCACCATGAACTGGATCTGGCTGATCATGCTGGCCACCCTCGGCCAGGCCGTCGCCTGGACCTTCGTCCAGTGGGGCACTGTCTGGCTGGATCCGACGCTCTCCGCCGGTATCCTGCTGCTCTCCCCGGTCTCCTCGGTGGTCATCGCTTGGCCACTGTTCGGTGAGGTTCCATCCCTGCTGCAGTTCCTGGGTATCCTCATGATTCTCGGAACGGTGATGTACCAAAACGGCCTCTTCGATAAGTGGCTAGGAAAGAAACAAAAGACAGGCGATGTCGGTAACGCGGAGGACACGATCGAAGACGAACTCGTCCGAGAAGGCCTCGCTCCGGGACACTCACCAGATGAGGCCAAGCCCCTGCGGGACTAA
- the gcvH gene encoding glycine cleavage system protein GcvH produces the protein MTALPTDFLYSEEHEWVNTTDITEGEVVRVGITHIAAEALGEIVFVELPEVGDEIEAGEPFGEIESTKSVSDIYAPVSGEIVAVNEELEDNAGIINEDPYGEGWLYDVRVSEPGELMDSADYAAANE, from the coding sequence ATGACTGCTTTGCCTACTGACTTCCTGTACTCCGAAGAGCACGAGTGGGTTAACACCACCGACATCACGGAGGGTGAGGTCGTGCGCGTCGGCATCACCCACATCGCTGCAGAGGCTCTCGGCGAGATCGTGTTCGTCGAGCTCCCGGAGGTCGGCGACGAGATTGAGGCCGGCGAGCCATTCGGCGAGATCGAGTCCACCAAGTCCGTGTCCGACATCTACGCACCGGTCTCCGGCGAGATCGTCGCCGTGAACGAGGAGCTCGAGGACAACGCCGGGATCATCAACGAGGATCCGTACGGCGAGGGCTGGCTCTACGACGTCCGCGTCTCCGAGCCGGGCGAGCTGATGGACAGCGCCGACTACGCTGCTGCCAACGAGTAA
- the gcvT gene encoding glycine cleavage system aminomethyltransferase GcvT, whose translation MTDSASTPKHTALHQVHEQLGARFTDFGGWDMPLKYGKELDEHRAVRETVGVFDLSHMGEVEVSGPQAAELLDYALISRLSAVKVGKAKYSMLCTEDGGIVDDLITYRLADDDFLVVPNAGNAPRVAEALAQRAEGFDVTVVDQTAEKSLVAIQGPKAAEVMHAIVENVTDAPEASGATEDVRGAVDGLGYYAAFKGIVAGQPALIARTGYTGEDGFEIIVDNDAAEQVWNIALAKATELDGLPCGLAARDTLRLEAGMPLYGNELNDELTPVDAGLGILAATKSKDSFVGRDAIVAAKEKGAARVLIGLQGEGRRAARSGYAVLAGEGEDAQPIGEVTSGALSPTLGYPVAMAYVDKTATEEGGAATVGQTVQVDIRGKQYPYQVVEMPFYQREK comes from the coding sequence ATGACTGATTCTGCAAGCACCCCGAAGCACACCGCCCTGCACCAGGTGCACGAGCAGCTCGGTGCCCGCTTCACTGACTTCGGCGGCTGGGACATGCCCCTGAAGTACGGTAAGGAACTCGACGAGCACCGCGCCGTCCGCGAGACCGTCGGCGTCTTCGACCTCTCCCACATGGGCGAGGTGGAGGTTTCCGGCCCACAGGCCGCGGAGCTCTTGGACTACGCACTGATTTCCCGTCTGTCCGCCGTCAAGGTCGGCAAGGCGAAGTACTCCATGCTGTGCACCGAGGACGGCGGCATCGTGGACGACCTGATCACCTACCGCCTCGCGGATGACGACTTCCTTGTCGTCCCGAACGCTGGCAACGCCCCGCGCGTCGCCGAAGCGCTGGCGCAGCGGGCCGAGGGCTTCGACGTCACCGTCGTGGACCAGACTGCGGAGAAGTCCCTGGTCGCGATCCAGGGGCCGAAGGCCGCCGAGGTCATGCACGCGATCGTCGAGAATGTCACCGACGCCCCGGAGGCCTCCGGCGCGACCGAGGACGTCAGGGGCGCGGTCGACGGCCTGGGCTACTACGCCGCTTTCAAGGGCATCGTCGCCGGTCAACCGGCGCTGATCGCCCGCACGGGCTACACCGGCGAGGATGGCTTCGAGATCATCGTGGACAATGATGCTGCCGAGCAGGTGTGGAACATCGCGCTGGCTAAGGCCACGGAGCTGGACGGCCTGCCCTGTGGCCTGGCAGCCCGCGACACCCTCCGCCTGGAAGCTGGCATGCCGCTCTACGGCAATGAGCTCAACGACGAGCTCACTCCGGTCGACGCGGGCCTGGGGATCCTGGCCGCGACGAAGTCCAAGGATTCCTTCGTGGGGCGCGACGCGATCGTGGCGGCGAAGGAGAAGGGCGCGGCGCGGGTGCTGATCGGCCTGCAGGGCGAGGGGCGCCGCGCAGCCCGCAGCGGTTACGCGGTGCTGGCCGGCGAGGGCGAGGACGCTCAGCCGATCGGAGAAGTCACCTCGGGTGCGCTCTCACCGACCCTGGGCTACCCGGTAGCGATGGCCTACGTGGATAAGACCGCGACTGAGGAGGGCGGGGCAGCCACCGTGGGACAGACCGTGCAGGTCGATATCCGCGGTAAGCAATACCCGTACCAGGTCGTGGAGATGCCCTTTTATCAGCGCGAAAAGTAG
- the gcvP gene encoding aminomethyl-transferring glycine dehydrogenase, with the protein MATDHAAFVHRHIGPNGSDTQEILDFLGYESSAALAEAALPSSIVQEGPIGLPDALTETDTLAALKAMASKNKPMKQLIGNGYYDTITPAVIRRNVVENPGWYTAYTPYQPEISQGRLEALLNFQTMVQDLTGLPIAGASLLDEATAVAEAVQLMARGNAKAAKQGGVVLLDSSLHQQSITVTEARAEAADIPVKVVDFKDATAADFAAAAGDTPLVGVVVSNPGSTGRIRDLSGLISAAKEAGALVTIAADLLAQVLVTSPGSLGADIAVGSAQRFGVPLFFGGPHAGFMACVDSLQRKMPGRLVGVSKDAEGTPAYRLALQTREQHIRRDKATSNICTAQALLAVVASFYAVWHGPAGLRQIATQVHGRAVALGVGLSEAGLSLAHDSFFDTVTVDVSSVGGADAVLQRAVDAGFNLRRVDENHVGISVGESTTDEDVAELLAVVAKKEGASADTSGFDLSAGPLADLGVLREDEILTHPIFTTITSETQMMRYMRKLADRDLALDRTMIPLGSCTMKLNSAISMEPITWPEFAGIHPHVPADQAAGWLELIDDLEERLAKITGYAKVSVQPNAGSQGEFAGLLAIHRYHLSRGDDQRDKVLIPTSAHGTNAASAALAGLKVVAVKSAEDGSILLDDLDAKLEKYGPEVAGIMITYPSTHGVFEEHVREVCDKVHAAGGQVYIDGANLNALVGLGQPGQFGGDVSHLNLHKTFTIPHGGGGPGVGPVCVAEHLIPFLPTDATVEQSEDPNTGLPVSGAAYGSAGVLPITWSYIAMMGDEGLTEASRMALVNANYISRKLADYFPTLYTGKNDLVAHECILDLNALTKASGVTAEDVSKRLMDFGFHAPTLAFPVPGTLMVEPTESEDKDELDRFIEAMITIRGEIQEIIDGKVTVEESVLRHAPFTAFSVTRDDFEEAVSGGKFSRQQAAFPVDGLRTTKYFPPVRRIDNAYGDRNLVCSCPPLEAFAIED; encoded by the coding sequence ATGGCTACTGATCACGCAGCTTTTGTCCACCGCCACATCGGGCCCAACGGCAGCGATACCCAGGAGATCCTCGACTTCCTGGGCTATGAGTCCTCCGCTGCGCTCGCGGAGGCCGCCCTTCCTTCCTCCATCGTTCAGGAGGGGCCGATCGGCCTGCCCGACGCGCTGACCGAAACCGATACTCTCGCCGCGCTCAAGGCGATGGCGTCGAAGAATAAGCCGATGAAGCAGCTCATCGGTAACGGTTACTACGACACGATCACCCCCGCGGTGATCCGCCGCAACGTGGTCGAGAACCCGGGCTGGTACACCGCCTACACCCCGTACCAGCCGGAGATTTCCCAGGGTCGCCTGGAGGCGCTGCTGAATTTCCAGACCATGGTGCAGGACCTCACCGGCCTGCCGATCGCGGGCGCATCCCTGCTGGACGAAGCCACCGCCGTCGCCGAGGCCGTGCAGCTCATGGCTCGCGGCAATGCCAAGGCCGCCAAGCAGGGTGGTGTGGTGCTGCTGGACTCCTCCCTCCATCAGCAGTCCATCACCGTGACTGAGGCCCGCGCCGAGGCTGCGGACATCCCGGTCAAGGTCGTCGATTTTAAGGACGCCACCGCCGCTGATTTCGCCGCCGCCGCGGGAGACACCCCGCTGGTCGGTGTTGTGGTCTCCAACCCGGGGTCCACCGGCCGGATCCGCGACCTGAGCGGTCTGATCTCCGCTGCGAAGGAGGCCGGCGCGCTGGTCACGATCGCTGCTGACCTGCTGGCCCAGGTCCTGGTGACCTCCCCGGGCTCCCTGGGTGCGGACATCGCGGTGGGTTCTGCCCAGCGCTTCGGTGTGCCGCTGTTCTTCGGCGGCCCGCACGCTGGCTTCATGGCCTGCGTCGATTCCCTGCAGCGCAAGATGCCGGGCCGCCTCGTTGGTGTGTCCAAGGACGCCGAGGGCACCCCGGCATACCGTTTGGCGCTGCAGACCCGCGAGCAGCACATTCGTCGCGATAAGGCGACCTCGAATATCTGTACCGCCCAGGCCCTGCTGGCCGTCGTGGCGAGCTTCTACGCCGTCTGGCACGGCCCGGCTGGCCTGCGTCAGATCGCCACCCAGGTGCACGGCCGCGCGGTCGCCCTGGGCGTGGGCCTGTCCGAGGCCGGCCTGAGCCTGGCACACGACTCTTTCTTCGACACCGTGACCGTGGACGTGTCCAGCGTGGGCGGTGCGGATGCCGTCCTGCAGCGTGCGGTGGACGCGGGCTTCAACCTGCGGAGGGTCGACGAGAATCACGTCGGAATCTCCGTCGGCGAGTCCACCACGGATGAGGACGTCGCTGAGCTGCTGGCCGTCGTCGCGAAGAAGGAGGGCGCGAGCGCGGATACCTCCGGCTTCGACCTTTCCGCTGGCCCGCTGGCTGACCTCGGGGTGCTGCGCGAGGACGAGATCCTCACTCACCCGATCTTCACCACCATCACCTCGGAGACCCAGATGATGCGCTACATGCGCAAGCTGGCAGACCGTGACCTGGCGCTGGATCGCACGATGATCCCGCTGGGCTCCTGCACCATGAAGCTCAACTCCGCCATCTCCATGGAGCCGATCACCTGGCCGGAGTTCGCGGGCATCCACCCGCACGTCCCGGCCGATCAGGCCGCGGGCTGGCTGGAGCTCATCGATGACCTGGAGGAGCGCCTGGCCAAGATCACCGGTTACGCGAAGGTCTCCGTTCAGCCGAACGCTGGTTCCCAGGGCGAGTTCGCAGGCCTGCTGGCGATCCACCGCTACCACCTCTCCCGCGGTGACGATCAGCGCGACAAGGTGCTGATCCCCACCTCCGCTCACGGAACCAACGCGGCTTCCGCCGCGCTGGCTGGCCTGAAGGTCGTGGCCGTGAAGTCCGCCGAGGATGGCTCCATCCTGCTGGACGACCTGGACGCCAAGCTCGAGAAGTACGGCCCGGAAGTCGCCGGCATCATGATCACCTACCCGTCCACCCACGGTGTGTTCGAGGAGCACGTCCGCGAGGTCTGCGACAAGGTCCACGCCGCTGGCGGCCAGGTGTACATCGACGGGGCGAACCTCAACGCGCTGGTCGGCCTGGGCCAGCCGGGGCAGTTTGGTGGCGACGTTTCCCACCTGAACCTGCACAAGACCTTCACCATCCCGCACGGCGGCGGTGGCCCGGGCGTGGGGCCGGTCTGCGTGGCCGAGCACCTCATCCCGTTCCTGCCGACCGACGCGACCGTCGAGCAGTCCGAGGACCCGAACACTGGCCTGCCGGTCTCCGGGGCAGCGTACGGCTCCGCCGGTGTGCTTCCGATCACCTGGTCCTATATCGCGATGATGGGCGACGAGGGGCTGACCGAAGCCTCCCGTATGGCCCTGGTCAACGCGAACTACATTTCCCGCAAGCTCGCCGACTACTTCCCGACGCTCTACACGGGCAAGAACGACCTGGTCGCACACGAGTGCATCCTGGATCTCAACGCACTGACCAAGGCCTCCGGCGTGACTGCTGAGGATGTCTCCAAGCGCCTGATGGACTTCGGATTCCACGCCCCGACCCTGGCCTTCCCGGTGCCGGGCACCCTGATGGTCGAGCCGACCGAGTCCGAGGACAAGGATGAGCTGGACCGCTTCATTGAAGCGATGATCACCATCCGAGGCGAGATCCAGGAGATCATCGACGGCAAGGTCACCGTCGAGGAGTCCGTCCTGCGCCACGCACCGTTCACCGCCTTCAGCGTGACCCGTGACGACTTCGAGGAGGCCGTCTCCGGCGGCAAGTTCTCCCGCCAGCAGGCAGCCTTCCCGGTGGACGGGCTGCGCACGACGAAGTACTTCCCGCCGGTGCGCCGCATCGACAACGCCTACGGCGACCGCAACCTCGTGTGCTCCTGCCCGCCGCTCGAAGCATTCGCCATCGAGGACTAA